One part of the Streptomyces lydicus genome encodes these proteins:
- a CDS encoding LLM class F420-dependent oxidoreductase, with amino-acid sequence MTVGVALNATDAGNQIDETVRLAAEAAAAGLRSAWFGQTFGADSPQLAALVGREVPGLQVGTSAIPVFGRHPLLVSSQAQTAQAATHGRYHLGLALGTKLLTEAGFGMPYARPIARLREFLTALRQLTETGAADFHGELLTATTPLPARVPGAEAGVPLLVAAMGPQALRVSGELADGILPYLAGPRALAEHIVPAVTAAAEAAGRPAPRIVALVHGVVTDDVDAAREKATEQLAFYEQIPSYARVIELSGGKRAADVAVIGDERTVAAEVRRYRDAGATEVVFGGTELAGDADRRRTWQLLGDLAD; translated from the coding sequence ATGACCGTGGGAGTAGCACTCAACGCGACCGACGCCGGCAACCAGATCGACGAGACCGTACGACTCGCGGCGGAGGCGGCGGCCGCGGGACTGCGGTCCGCGTGGTTCGGGCAGACCTTCGGCGCCGACTCACCCCAGCTCGCGGCGCTCGTCGGACGGGAAGTGCCCGGTCTCCAGGTGGGCACGTCGGCGATCCCCGTCTTCGGACGCCACCCGTTGCTGGTCTCCAGCCAGGCCCAGACCGCGCAGGCGGCCACCCACGGCCGCTACCACCTCGGCCTCGCGCTCGGCACCAAGCTCCTGACCGAGGCGGGCTTCGGCATGCCCTACGCGCGTCCCATCGCCCGCCTGCGGGAATTCCTCACCGCGCTACGGCAGTTGACGGAGACCGGAGCCGCCGACTTCCACGGCGAACTGCTCACCGCGACCACCCCGCTGCCGGCGCGGGTGCCGGGCGCCGAAGCCGGCGTGCCGCTGCTCGTCGCCGCGATGGGACCCCAGGCCCTGCGCGTCAGCGGCGAACTGGCGGACGGCATCCTGCCCTACCTCGCCGGGCCGCGGGCCCTGGCCGAGCACATCGTCCCGGCGGTGACCGCCGCCGCGGAGGCCGCCGGCCGGCCCGCGCCACGGATCGTGGCGCTCGTGCACGGCGTGGTCACCGACGACGTCGACGCGGCGCGCGAGAAGGCCACCGAACAGCTCGCGTTCTACGAACAGATCCCGTCCTACGCGCGGGTCATCGAACTCTCCGGCGGCAAACGGGCCGCCGACGTGGCCGTGATCGGCGACGAGCGGACGGTCGCCGCCGAGGTGCGCCGCTACCGGGACGCCGGGGCGACGGAGGTGGTGTTCGGGGGAACGGAGCTTGCCGGCGACGCCGACCGGCGCCGCACCTGGCAACTCCTGGGCGACCTGGCGGACTGA
- a CDS encoding formylglycine-generating enzyme family protein, which translates to MDTRTAHRMVAVPSGRVTLSDRRTQRSWPVELAPYRLAAYPVTQALYAEITGLRPGTARGDRLPVEGVSWWDAVRFCNALSRREGLTPAYRLDAGPDAEGDGITWDATSDGYRLPTEAEWEHACRAGTTGPRYGPLDEIAWYRGNSQERLHDVAGKRPNAWGLHDMLGNVWDWCWDVYDPEVYGSYRVLRGGGWFDEHWSCRASARRRSHPTFQVDDVGFRVARSVVR; encoded by the coding sequence ATGGATACGCGCACAGCACACCGGATGGTCGCCGTCCCGTCGGGGCGGGTTACCCTGTCCGACCGCCGGACGCAACGCAGTTGGCCGGTCGAGCTCGCGCCCTACCGGCTCGCCGCGTACCCGGTGACCCAGGCGCTGTACGCGGAGATCACCGGCCTGCGTCCGGGCACCGCGCGAGGGGACCGGCTGCCCGTCGAGGGCGTCTCCTGGTGGGACGCGGTCCGGTTCTGCAACGCGCTGTCCCGGCGCGAGGGGCTCACGCCCGCCTACCGCCTCGACGCCGGCCCCGACGCGGAGGGTGACGGCATCACTTGGGACGCCACGTCCGACGGGTACCGGCTGCCGACCGAGGCCGAGTGGGAGCACGCCTGCCGCGCCGGTACCACCGGGCCGCGTTACGGGCCGCTCGACGAGATCGCCTGGTACCGCGGCAACTCCCAGGAGCGCCTCCACGACGTGGCCGGCAAGCGCCCCAACGCATGGGGCCTCCACGACATGCTGGGCAACGTCTGGGACTGGTGCTGGGACGTCTACGACCCGGAGGTCTACGGCAGTTACCGGGTGCTGCGGGGCGGCGGCTGGTTCGACGAGCACTGGAGCTGCCGGGCCTCGGCGCGACGCCGCAGCCATCCGACCTTCCAGGTCGATGACGTGGGCTTCCGCGTCGCCCGTTCCGTCGTGCGCTGA
- a CDS encoding TIGR03668 family PPOX class F420-dependent oxidoreductase, whose product MPRMTSGQARECFAQARIARLATVDAAGRPHLVPVVFALTGDTVVFAVDHKPKRSDRLKRLANIRAHPEVCVLVDGYDEDWGRLWWARADGTAVVLPPSDRSPAAARHVRLLVGKYRQQYAACPPQGPVVEIAVSRWSGWHAT is encoded by the coding sequence GTGCCGCGGATGACGAGCGGGCAGGCGCGGGAGTGCTTCGCGCAGGCCCGGATCGCCCGGCTCGCGACCGTCGACGCCGCCGGCCGGCCGCATCTGGTCCCCGTGGTGTTCGCCCTGACCGGCGACACCGTGGTCTTCGCCGTGGACCACAAGCCGAAACGGTCGGACCGGCTGAAGCGGCTGGCCAACATCCGGGCGCACCCCGAGGTCTGCGTCCTCGTCGACGGCTACGACGAGGACTGGGGCCGCCTGTGGTGGGCGCGGGCGGACGGGACGGCCGTCGTGCTGCCACCGTCCGACCGCTCACCGGCGGCCGCGCGCCACGTCCGCCTGCTGGTGGGCAAGTACCGGCAGCAGTACGCCGCGTGCCCGCCGCAAGGGCCGGTGGTGGAGATCGCGGTGAGCCGCTGGTCCGGGTGGCACGCCACCTGA
- a CDS encoding Dyp-type peroxidase has product MTIDFDSETGIGPKDPNGQLSEEEKALLGDIQGNILKSHGRDHSQHLFITFDAAKKKEARTWLAELAKNKVTSALKQWDDSRTRAGIFAAAESKDDPEAYRSAELVKHPSSIFINVMLSSKGYDALDLSSKRPDDETFRGGAAAAVPALADPPREKWEAPFNTAEMHALVIIADDDPGRVATEAKAITSSLTSGKVVHVEVGKALRRGENGPVHEHFGFADGVSDPLYFAKDIAQQQTTNWNPAAPLNLALVKDPGGDATTGYGTFLVYRKLEQDVARFNQDRYELAKALAKADGRTDPNHADRELAGAYLVGRFPDGFPVSEKGTPEGTDNGIPNNFNFDADTDGLKCPFQAHIRKANPRGDTKRLGGTLKDERTRRISRRAISFESNGKVGLLFLCVQKDIKRQFEFMQASWINNPDFVQQQPKTGLDPVVGQGTEIAQQWPEKYGSTKKITLSLKQAVHMRGGEYFFIPSMGFLKGVAAAG; this is encoded by the coding sequence ATGACCATCGACTTCGATTCGGAAACCGGAATCGGCCCCAAGGATCCGAACGGGCAGCTCTCCGAGGAGGAGAAGGCGCTTCTCGGTGACATCCAGGGCAACATCCTCAAGAGTCACGGCCGGGACCACAGCCAGCACCTCTTCATCACCTTCGACGCCGCGAAGAAGAAGGAGGCCAGGACCTGGCTGGCCGAGCTGGCGAAGAACAAGGTGACCTCCGCGCTCAAGCAGTGGGACGACTCCCGTACCCGCGCCGGCATCTTCGCCGCCGCGGAGAGCAAGGACGATCCCGAGGCGTACCGCAGCGCCGAGCTGGTCAAGCACCCCAGCAGCATCTTCATCAACGTCATGCTGTCGTCGAAGGGGTACGACGCACTGGACCTCAGCAGCAAGAGACCCGACGACGAAACGTTCCGGGGCGGTGCCGCCGCCGCGGTACCGGCGCTCGCCGACCCGCCCAGAGAGAAATGGGAGGCGCCGTTCAACACCGCGGAGATGCACGCCCTCGTCATCATCGCGGACGACGACCCCGGCCGGGTCGCCACCGAGGCCAAGGCCATCACCTCCTCCCTCACGTCCGGCAAGGTCGTGCACGTGGAGGTGGGCAAGGCCCTGCGGCGCGGGGAGAACGGCCCCGTCCACGAGCACTTCGGCTTCGCCGACGGGGTCAGCGACCCGCTGTACTTCGCCAAGGACATCGCCCAGCAGCAGACCACCAACTGGAACCCCGCCGCGCCGCTCAACCTCGCCCTGGTCAAGGACCCGGGTGGCGACGCGACGACCGGCTACGGGACCTTCCTGGTGTACCGCAAGCTCGAACAGGACGTCGCCCGGTTCAACCAGGACCGGTACGAGCTGGCCAAGGCCCTCGCCAAGGCGGACGGCCGGACCGACCCCAACCACGCCGACCGTGAGCTGGCGGGCGCGTACCTGGTGGGACGCTTCCCGGACGGCTTCCCGGTCTCGGAGAAGGGGACGCCGGAAGGCACCGACAACGGCATCCCGAACAACTTCAACTTCGACGCCGACACCGACGGGCTGAAGTGTCCGTTCCAGGCTCACATCCGGAAGGCGAACCCGCGCGGGGACACCAAGCGGCTCGGCGGCACGCTGAAGGACGAACGCACCCGCCGCATCTCCCGCCGGGCGATCAGCTTCGAGAGCAACGGCAAGGTCGGCCTGCTGTTCCTGTGCGTCCAGAAGGACATCAAGCGCCAGTTCGAGTTCATGCAGGCGTCGTGGATCAACAACCCCGATTTCGTCCAGCAGCAGCCGAAGACCGGTCTGGACCCCGTGGTGGGCCAGGGCACGGAGATCGCGCAGCAGTGGCCGGAGAAGTACGGCTCCACGAAGAAGATCACCCTGAGCCTGAAGCAGGCCGTGCACATGAGGGGAGGCGAGTACTTCTTCATCCCCAGCATGGGCTTCCTCAAGGGCGTCGCCGCGGCCGGCTGA
- a CDS encoding sensor histidine kinase encodes MTATAPEGPPPEGRREPAKKRRRSVIRLRTLLVWLAVVPTVAMGAQVFVTADRLLQQSAHLRADVADAERVGRPLYDLMADLQAERSTAAARWAGSPLPKGELSRLRAATDRDLAAFRTAADSEDGRADDRVDGYVSDVRRRLEELDAYRERTDARSGSADRATGYYSGVIERMLRVFQEFSNMDDATVTQQSRPVVALVEATEVLAREDTLLASAGPAGKLSTARFAELTDAVGAHRFLFGTTVVPYLPENGREGYARIAASDAWKTKTRIENAVLADHHDLHGGIALPGTVRGWSAMYGKLVPQLSALDAEQLRGVIDAADTTADELEIQVFWLIAGSGAGLLLVVAVVVFTTRTVLRRMAGLHRRTVTVAQKTLPDIVERLQRGERIDPDALPAQSRDRDEVGRISDAFARAVSVSVEGYRQLADERHGFGMFAAGIASRTGNLVSRQLSLTEDLQDTFGHDEALLAELMKSDQLTVGMRRQIENLLILAGGEVPDPHTEPMRVADVLREAAAEVEDFRRIERVALDEVSVDPRVISAISHLLAELLDNATRFSPPASRVSIRAELVTDGLSVEIEDRGPRVAPERYEEMNGRLHAAPPYAVLAENAHRLGLFVVGHLADQLGATVTLRRSTYGGTAAIVILPEEHLIRTEGPPGTGAEPRVPAPQRPADRKPEPVLRARPTAPADPVPAAPAPAGAGLPRRRPAEAPAAPTAPGGNSALPPLPERVPQTHLAKQLREQRAPEPTDVDTATPEEVADAWADYEQGTETVETELRQDQP; translated from the coding sequence ATGACTGCCACTGCCCCTGAAGGCCCCCCGCCCGAAGGCCGAAGAGAACCCGCGAAGAAACGCCGACGGAGCGTCATACGGCTGCGCACCCTGCTGGTCTGGCTCGCCGTGGTGCCCACCGTGGCGATGGGCGCCCAGGTCTTCGTCACCGCCGACCGGCTGCTCCAGCAGTCCGCGCACCTGCGTGCCGACGTGGCCGACGCCGAGCGGGTCGGCCGGCCCCTGTACGACCTCATGGCCGATCTGCAGGCCGAGCGCAGCACGGCCGCCGCGCGCTGGGCCGGCTCGCCGCTGCCGAAGGGCGAGCTGAGCCGCCTGCGCGCGGCCACGGACCGCGACCTGGCCGCGTTCCGGACCGCGGCCGACTCCGAGGACGGGCGCGCGGACGACCGCGTCGACGGCTACGTCAGCGACGTGCGCCGGCGGCTCGAAGAGCTGGACGCCTACCGCGAGCGCACCGACGCCCGCAGCGGCAGCGCCGACCGGGCCACCGGCTACTACAGCGGTGTGATCGAGCGGATGCTCCGCGTCTTCCAAGAGTTCAGCAACATGGACGACGCGACGGTCACCCAGCAGAGCCGGCCGGTGGTCGCCCTGGTCGAGGCGACGGAGGTGCTCGCCCGCGAGGACACCCTCCTCGCCTCCGCCGGGCCGGCCGGAAAGCTGAGCACCGCCAGGTTCGCCGAGCTCACCGATGCCGTCGGCGCCCACCGGTTCCTGTTCGGCACGACGGTCGTCCCCTATCTGCCCGAGAACGGCCGGGAGGGCTACGCCCGGATCGCCGCCTCGGACGCCTGGAAGACCAAGACCCGCATCGAGAACGCGGTGCTGGCCGACCATCACGACCTCCACGGCGGCATCGCGCTGCCCGGCACCGTGCGCGGCTGGTCGGCGATGTACGGCAAGCTCGTCCCGCAGCTGTCCGCGCTCGACGCCGAGCAGCTGCGCGGGGTCATCGACGCCGCCGACACCACCGCCGACGAACTGGAGATCCAGGTCTTCTGGCTGATCGCGGGCAGCGGCGCCGGCCTGCTCCTCGTCGTGGCCGTCGTGGTGTTCACCACACGCACGGTGCTGCGCCGCATGGCCGGCCTGCACCGGCGCACGGTGACCGTCGCGCAGAAGACGCTGCCGGACATCGTCGAACGGCTGCAGCGCGGGGAGCGCATCGACCCCGACGCGCTGCCGGCGCAGAGCCGGGACCGGGACGAGGTCGGCCGGATCAGTGACGCGTTCGCCCGGGCCGTCTCGGTGTCCGTCGAGGGGTACCGGCAGCTCGCCGACGAGCGCCACGGCTTCGGCATGTTCGCCGCGGGCATCGCGTCCCGCACCGGAAACCTGGTCAGCCGTCAGCTGAGCCTGACCGAGGACCTCCAGGACACCTTCGGCCACGACGAGGCGCTGCTCGCCGAGCTGATGAAGTCCGACCAGCTGACGGTGGGTATGCGCCGGCAGATCGAGAACCTGCTCATCCTCGCCGGCGGTGAGGTCCCCGACCCGCACACCGAGCCCATGCGCGTCGCTGACGTGCTGCGCGAGGCCGCCGCCGAGGTCGAGGACTTCCGGCGGATCGAGCGGGTCGCGCTCGACGAGGTCAGTGTGGACCCGCGGGTGATCAGCGCGATCAGCCACCTGCTCGCCGAGCTGCTGGACAACGCGACGCGGTTCTCCCCGCCGGCCTCCAGGGTGTCCATCCGGGCCGAACTCGTCACGGACGGGCTGTCGGTGGAGATCGAGGACCGCGGCCCTCGGGTGGCACCCGAGCGCTACGAGGAGATGAACGGACGGCTGCACGCCGCCCCGCCGTACGCCGTGCTGGCGGAGAACGCCCACCGGCTCGGCCTCTTCGTGGTCGGCCACCTCGCCGACCAGCTCGGGGCCACGGTCACCCTGCGCCGCTCGACGTACGGCGGGACGGCGGCCATCGTGATCCTCCCCGAGGAGCACCTGATCCGTACCGAAGGGCCGCCCGGGACCGGTGCGGAACCGCGCGTCCCCGCGCCGCAGCGCCCGGCCGACCGCAAGCCCGAGCCGGTCCTCCGCGCGCGCCCCACCGCGCCGGCCGACCCCGTGCCGGCCGCCCCCGCACCGGCCGGCGCCGGACTGCCCCGCCGCCGGCCGGCCGAGGCACCGGCGGCCCCGACCGCGCCCGGCGGGAACTCCGCCCTGCCGCCGCTGCCGGAGCGCGTACCGCAGACCCACCTCGCCAAGCAGCTCCGCGAGCAGCGCGCGCCGGAACCGACCGACGTGGACACCGCGACGCCCGAAGAGGTGGCCGACGCCTGGGCGGACTACGAGCAGGGCACCGAGACAGTGGAAACAGAGCTCCGACAGGACCAGCCATGA
- a CDS encoding roadblock/LC7 domain-containing protein has protein sequence MTTNDMIYSILDSHLSRIAGIEGAVLLSNDGIKLSAYLLERDQAERIAAASSGIAATMKAISREVDGGRVIRQLVEMNDRYLCIVGCGEGSTLIVVTSRKARLGELGGEVVRASQALGEWLGTPERAPGPTPS, from the coding sequence ATGACGACGAACGACATGATCTACAGCATTCTGGACAGTCACCTGAGCAGGATCGCCGGCATCGAAGGTGCCGTGCTGCTCTCCAACGACGGCATCAAACTCAGCGCCTACCTGCTGGAACGGGACCAGGCGGAGCGGATAGCCGCGGCGTCCTCCGGCATCGCGGCCACCATGAAGGCGATCTCCCGGGAGGTCGACGGTGGTCGGGTGATCCGTCAGCTGGTGGAGATGAACGACCGCTACCTCTGTATCGTCGGGTGCGGCGAGGGCAGCACGCTGATCGTCGTCACCTCGCGCAAGGCCCGGCTCGGGGAGCTGGGGGGTGAGGTGGTCCGGGCCTCGCAGGCGCTCGGTGAATGGCTCGGCACACCGGAGCGGGCGCCGGGGCCCACGCCGTCATGA
- a CDS encoding DUF742 domain-containing protein yields the protein MTAGQQPARPRRPRLYALTDGRTTAPRTVLTMDTLITATAEADADGSLATEWQAILAMCQPPNGRAVAEIAARMHIRLTPMTVLLSELADRGLIHHRPPLEAAETSNVHLLMRIRDNLARI from the coding sequence ATGACGGCCGGTCAACAGCCGGCCCGGCCGCGCCGCCCGCGGTTGTACGCCCTCACCGACGGGCGGACGACCGCGCCGCGGACCGTCCTGACCATGGACACCCTGATCACGGCGACGGCCGAGGCGGACGCCGACGGCAGTCTGGCCACCGAATGGCAGGCCATTCTCGCCATGTGCCAGCCACCGAACGGGCGGGCGGTCGCCGAGATCGCCGCCCGGATGCACATCCGCCTCACGCCGATGACGGTCCTTCTCAGTGAGCTGGCGGACCGCGGTTTGATCCATCACCGGCCGCCCCTCGAAGCGGCCGAAACGTCCAATGTCCACCTGCTCATGAGAATCAGGGACAACCTTGCCCGGATATGA
- a CDS encoding GTP-binding protein: MPGYDTDAQEESPVKILIAGGFGVGKTTLVEAISEIEPLRTEERLTAAGIGVDDLDGIESKTATTVAMDFGRITLTDAGVVLYLFGTPGQERFWFMWDDLLAGALGAIVLVDTRRLDRSFPAVDFFENRGLPFVIGANCFDGEQPYTAEQIKAALHLSDPETPILMLDARSRADVRAALLSLLDLLIAGAEATAPV; the protein is encoded by the coding sequence TTGCCCGGATATGACACAGACGCCCAGGAAGAGTCCCCCGTCAAGATCCTGATCGCCGGTGGATTCGGCGTCGGCAAGACGACCTTGGTCGAGGCGATCTCGGAGATCGAGCCGCTGCGGACCGAGGAGCGGCTGACCGCCGCGGGCATCGGCGTCGACGACCTCGACGGCATCGAGTCCAAGACGGCGACGACCGTCGCGATGGACTTCGGCCGGATCACCCTCACCGACGCCGGAGTCGTCCTCTACCTGTTCGGCACCCCGGGCCAGGAACGCTTCTGGTTCATGTGGGACGACCTGCTGGCGGGGGCGCTCGGAGCGATCGTGCTGGTCGACACCAGACGGCTGGACCGCAGCTTCCCGGCCGTCGACTTCTTCGAGAACCGCGGACTGCCGTTCGTCATCGGTGCGAACTGCTTCGACGGCGAACAGCCCTACACCGCCGAGCAGATCAAGGCGGCGCTGCACCTGAGCGACCCGGAGACGCCCATCCTCATGCTCGACGCCCGCTCCCGCGCGGACGTACGCGCCGCGCTGCTGTCGCTGCTGGACCTGCTCATCGCCGGGGCGGAAGCCACCGCCCCGGTCTGA
- a CDS encoding DUF2267 domain-containing protein — MSMRWEAFLAYVQERGEYATPQEAERAARVVLALLGAHLVGEERAELAARLPETYALILLNPLQAAEPLDPDRFVRATAAWIEGATEETAKWDVGAVLSVTADAAGDDLLQRLLLQLPPGYDLLFGHPEGAEAGQGVAHAGPTG, encoded by the coding sequence GTGTCGATGCGATGGGAGGCGTTCCTGGCGTACGTCCAGGAACGCGGTGAGTACGCCACCCCGCAGGAAGCGGAACGGGCGGCCAGAGTCGTCCTGGCCCTGCTGGGCGCACACCTGGTCGGTGAGGAACGCGCCGAACTGGCCGCGCGGCTGCCGGAGACGTACGCCCTGATACTGCTGAACCCACTGCAGGCCGCCGAACCACTGGACCCCGACCGGTTCGTCCGGGCCACCGCGGCGTGGATAGAGGGCGCCACCGAGGAGACCGCCAAGTGGGACGTCGGCGCCGTCCTCAGCGTCACCGCCGACGCCGCGGGGGACGACCTCCTCCAGCGGCTGCTGCTCCAGCTGCCCCCGGGCTACGACCTGCTCTTCGGCCACCCCGAGGGGGCCGAGGCGGGGCAGGGGGTGGCGCACGCCGGGCCGACGGGCTGA
- a CDS encoding J domain-containing protein: MPAPEHDPYAVLGVPPSASAREITAAYRRLVRALHPDTGAAGRPDARHGLDEVLAAYRTLHDPRLRAAHDAARGRREPRRRPATGAQPPVRVHRSEGALGRRTGPVRVEFRYEVRLRRDERAAVESLLAWILRLRGRDR, from the coding sequence ATGCCGGCACCGGAACACGATCCCTACGCCGTCCTGGGGGTCCCGCCGTCCGCGTCCGCGCGGGAGATCACCGCGGCCTACCGCAGGCTGGTGCGCGCCCTGCACCCGGACACCGGTGCCGCCGGCCGCCCCGACGCGCGGCACGGGCTCGACGAGGTCCTGGCCGCGTACCGGACCCTGCACGACCCGCGGCTCCGCGCCGCCCACGACGCGGCCCGCGGCCGCCGCGAACCGCGCCGCCGGCCCGCCACGGGCGCACAGCCGCCGGTACGCGTCCACAGGTCCGAGGGGGCGCTCGGGCGGCGTACGGGCCCGGTGCGCGTGGAGTTCCGGTACGAGGTCCGGCTGCGGCGCGACGAACGGGCCGCCGTGGAGAGCCTCCTGGCGTGGATCCTGCGGCTGCGGGGCCGGGACCGCTGA
- a CDS encoding SpoIIE family protein phosphatase produces MSAADGRPPDAGQPEDRPAQPSGLLDLLGVAAVLLDDEGRIVLWSPQAEDLYGYTSEEALGHHAAPLLVHEQHWDLVIKKFAEVMDTGRSWGGVFPVRHKDGTERLVELRNMRLLDDRGDFYALGLATDSTTLRELEREVALSTRLISQSPIGLAMLDTDLRYVAVNPALERMHGIPAKEHLGRHYREIMTAAKFEVPEAAMRQVLETGVPMVDQATIVGRSPADLDHLHAWSISLYRLEDPQGRVLGVADLVVDVTDRYQASVEAAEARQRLALIADGSARIGTTLEVGQTAQELAEVTVPELADLATVDVLDSVLDEHRRASGSGPAVFRALAVQAAYPTEAVEAADPPGETVAYDADRLATRCVRTGRPILIPRVNDDDLARIARDGRAAALLARAGLHSYMLVPLTARGQILGFLGLSRARNPQPFDEDDLALAAELASRAAVCIDNARSHQSVRNAAEALQRSLLPDHPPRLPGLQIASRYRPAQATYEIGGDWYDVLPLDDDKTALVVGDVMGSGIDAAATMGRLRTATSAFADLDLDPAQVLQHLDKITAGLEHYIATCVYAAYDPHRAACHIATAGHLPPVLVRSGRRPELLDLPTGTPLGVGGVPFTTTTFGLEPGDQLVLYTDGLVETRQHTIDERLETLRRLLDAPGLSLEETCDRLLRELRRPEDPDDVALLIARTQPFTPGR; encoded by the coding sequence GTGAGCGCAGCCGACGGTCGTCCGCCCGACGCCGGTCAGCCGGAGGACCGGCCGGCCCAGCCCAGTGGCCTGCTGGACCTCCTGGGTGTCGCCGCGGTGCTCCTGGACGACGAGGGACGAATCGTCCTGTGGAGCCCGCAGGCGGAGGACCTGTACGGCTACACCTCGGAGGAGGCGCTCGGGCACCACGCCGCGCCGCTGCTGGTCCACGAGCAGCACTGGGACCTGGTGATCAAGAAGTTCGCCGAGGTCATGGACACCGGCCGGAGCTGGGGCGGGGTGTTCCCGGTACGGCACAAGGACGGCACCGAACGTCTGGTGGAGCTGCGCAACATGCGGCTGCTGGACGACCGCGGCGACTTCTACGCCCTCGGGCTCGCCACCGACTCGACGACGCTGCGGGAGCTGGAGCGGGAGGTCGCGCTCTCCACCCGGCTGATCTCCCAGTCCCCCATCGGGCTGGCGATGCTCGACACCGACCTGCGGTACGTGGCCGTCAACCCGGCCCTGGAGCGGATGCACGGCATCCCCGCGAAGGAGCACCTGGGCCGCCACTACCGCGAGATCATGACCGCGGCGAAGTTCGAGGTGCCCGAGGCGGCGATGCGGCAGGTCCTGGAGACCGGTGTCCCCATGGTCGACCAGGCCACCATCGTCGGCCGCTCCCCCGCCGACCTCGACCACCTGCACGCCTGGTCGATCTCGCTGTACCGGCTGGAGGACCCCCAGGGGCGGGTGCTCGGGGTGGCCGACCTGGTGGTGGACGTCACCGACCGCTATCAGGCGTCCGTGGAGGCCGCCGAGGCCCGGCAGCGCCTGGCCCTGATCGCCGACGGCTCGGCGCGCATCGGCACCACCCTGGAGGTGGGGCAGACCGCCCAGGAGCTGGCCGAGGTCACCGTTCCCGAGCTCGCCGACCTGGCCACGGTCGACGTGCTCGACTCCGTCCTCGACGAGCACCGCCGGGCCTCCGGCTCCGGCCCCGCGGTCTTCCGCGCCCTCGCGGTGCAGGCCGCCTACCCCACCGAGGCCGTCGAGGCCGCCGACCCTCCCGGCGAGACCGTCGCCTACGACGCCGACCGCCTCGCCACCCGCTGCGTGCGCACCGGCCGCCCGATCCTGATCCCCCGCGTGAACGACGACGACCTCGCGCGGATCGCCCGCGACGGGCGCGCCGCCGCCCTGCTGGCCCGCGCCGGGCTGCACTCGTACATGCTGGTTCCGCTCACCGCCCGCGGCCAGATCCTCGGCTTCCTGGGCCTCAGCCGCGCCCGCAACCCGCAGCCGTTCGACGAGGACGACCTGGCCCTCGCCGCCGAGCTGGCCTCCCGCGCGGCGGTGTGCATCGACAACGCCCGTTCGCACCAGAGCGTGCGCAACGCCGCCGAGGCGCTGCAGCGCAGTCTGCTCCCCGATCACCCGCCCCGCCTCCCCGGCCTGCAGATCGCCTCCCGCTACCGGCCCGCGCAGGCCACGTACGAGATCGGCGGTGACTGGTACGACGTCCTCCCGCTCGACGACGACAAGACCGCGCTCGTCGTGGGGGACGTGATGGGCAGCGGCATCGACGCGGCCGCGACCATGGGCCGGCTGCGCACCGCGACCAGCGCCTTCGCCGACCTCGACCTCGACCCCGCGCAGGTCCTCCAGCACCTCGACAAGATCACCGCGGGGCTGGAGCACTACATCGCCACCTGCGTCTACGCCGCCTACGACCCGCACCGCGCCGCGTGCCACATCGCCACCGCCGGCCATCTGCCCCCCGTCCTCGTCCGCAGCGGCCGGCGTCCCGAACTGCTCGACCTGCCCACCGGCACCCCGCTCGGTGTCGGCGGCGTCCCCTTCACCACCACGACCTTCGGCCTGGAACCCGGCGATCAACTCGTCCTGTACACCGACGGGTTGGTGGAGACCCGCCAGCACACCATCGACGAACGCCTGGAAACCCTCCGCCGGCTGCTCGACGCGCCCGGCCTCTCCCTGGAGGAGACCTGCGACCGGCTGCTGCGCGAACTCCGGCGCCCGGAGGACCCCGACGACGTCGCCCTGCTGATCGCCCGCACCCAGCCCTTCACACCCGGCCGGTAG
- a CDS encoding DUF5997 family protein: MTSHHNTQTMKPATAAKKLGVYLEATPAEFQEGVVSRSELNALQADPPEWLRELRRNGPHPRPVVAAKLGISISGLARGGVTEPLTTEQIDALKDEGPEWLERERATQAEVRKEAQRLKEKKAKDAQ, translated from the coding sequence ATGACGTCGCACCACAACACCCAGACCATGAAACCCGCGACCGCGGCGAAGAAGCTGGGTGTCTACCTCGAGGCCACCCCCGCCGAGTTCCAGGAGGGTGTCGTCTCGCGCTCCGAACTGAACGCGCTGCAGGCCGATCCGCCCGAGTGGCTGCGCGAACTGCGACGCAACGGGCCGCACCCCCGGCCGGTGGTCGCCGCGAAGCTGGGCATCTCGATCTCGGGTCTCGCCCGGGGCGGGGTCACCGAGCCGCTCACCACCGAGCAGATCGACGCGCTGAAGGACGAAGGCCCCGAGTGGCTGGAGCGGGAGCGCGCCACCCAGGCCGAGGTCCGCAAGGAAGCGCAGCGCCTGAAGGAGAAGAAGGCGAAGGACGCGCAGTAG